The Scylla paramamosain isolate STU-SP2022 chromosome 39, ASM3559412v1, whole genome shotgun sequence genome includes a window with the following:
- the LOC135092042 gene encoding cytoplasmic dynein 2 intermediate chain 2-like yields the protein MFSGHDEEASSFPSTWKTEQSQASDGTQTDEVGTEESECQVIEQIEAGVQTEEEENKSLGTPQYDEASLSEFLTRITPKVLRELDRQARSQAFLGYGAVQEEAASGVRLLHTLRCSHSDPECVVSSVAWSSTGSVIGVTFGAMEHQDWCGHRGAIAVWNINRSDFDANQPERTIEASSCVLSLAFHPSNPALFAAGTFNGEILVYDLSRTEEVTPLAVGECGGGGVTTLAWVELGGVRGRDGAPPRAHHTLTATTTTGQVLVWSLSLTKQQLTLKAGYMVRTQDIPRGVRTQVGEDSGVGIAAASYSRDDPTLFLLGGEGGSLFLCSANSEAPTVMDFSGIGLRRCVTSCLAPHTGKVLEAQFSPHHHHALLSAASDSQIRLYSLLQPNKPVTTTHSEEQVTCAQWSPTRPLVFAAGLGSGRVALYDLDTRSSRQPFLTLATPEKAAPSTALCFNHRNMSLLGVGDALGGLGCGSSPTRLSPHSRLSCPHYRAS from the exons ATGTTCTCCGGTCACGATGAGGAGGCCTCCAGTTTCCCCTCCACTTGGAAAACAGAgca GTCACAGGCATCAGATGGCACCCAGACAGATGAGGTTGGGACTGAGGAGAGCGAGTGTCAAGTCATTGAGCAGATTGAG GCTGGAGTacaaacagaagaggaggagaacaagagccTCGGAACACCACAGTATGATGAGGCGTCTCTCTCGGAATTCCTCACACGCATTACACCCAAAG TGCTGCGGGAGCTGGACCGGCAGGCGCGCAGTCAGGCTTTCCTTGGCTATGGTGCTGtacaggaggaggcagcctCAGGGGTGCGGCTGCTGCACACCCTCCGCTGCAGCCACAGCGACCCAGAG TGTGTGGTGTCCAGCGTGGCGTGGAGCAGCACCGGCTCAGTGATTGGCGTCACGTTCGGGGCAATGGAACATCAGGACTGGTGCGGCCACAGGGGAGCCATAGCCGTGTGGAACATTAACCGCAGTGACTTTGATGCCAACCAGCCGGAGCGCACTATTGAGGCCTCATCCTGCGTGCTGAGTCTGGCCTTCCACCCCTCCAATCCAGCTCTCTTTGCTGCTGGCACTTTCAATG gGGAAATCCTTGTTTACGACCTGTCCCGCACGGAGGAGGTCACCCCCTTGGCTGTTGGGGAGTGTGGTGGGGGTGGAGTGACAACACTTGCATGGGTGGAGCTGGGAGGAGTCAGAGGACGGGATGGCGCCCCCCCTCGTGCCCACCACaccctcaccgccaccaccaccactggtcaAGTTCTGGTTTGGTCACTGAGCCTCACCAAGCAGCAGTTGACCCTCAAGGCTGG GTACATGGTGAGGACACAAGACATCCCCAGAGGCGTGAGGACCCAGGTGGGGGAGGACAGTGGGGTAGGCATTGCAGCTGCCTCCTACAGCCGTGATGATCCCACTCTGTTCCTgctggggggggagggaggcagccTTTTCCTGTGCTCTGCTAactctgag GCACCCACAGTAATGGACTTCTCTGGCATTGGTCTACGGCGGTGTGTGACGTCCTGCCTGGCGCCACACACCGGCAAGGTCCTGGAGGCTCAGttttctccccaccaccaccacgccctcctTTCAGCTGCCTCAGACAGCCAGATCCGCCTGTACTCCcttctgcag cCCAACAagccagtcaccaccacacacagtgAGGAACAAGTCACCTGTGCTCAGTGGTCACCCACGCGGCCTCTTGTGTTCGCTGCTGGTCTTGGTTCAGGTCGGGTCGCCTTGTATGACCTGGACACACGATCCAGCCGTCAGCCCTTCCTAACTCTTGCTACGCCTGAAAAAGCTGCCCCATCCACTGCTCTGTGTTTTAATCACAggaa CATGAGTCTTCTAGGTGTTGGGGATGCACTGGGAGGGTTGGGGTGTGGCAGCTCCCCCACCAGGCTGTCTCCCCACTCCCGGCTGAGCTGTCCTCACTACAGAGCCTCCTAG